One window of the Labeo rohita strain BAU-BD-2019 chromosome 9, IGBB_LRoh.1.0, whole genome shotgun sequence genome contains the following:
- the lrrfip1a gene encoding centromere-associated protein E isoform X7, with translation MGSQGPGRKRTPSKNGLTAEEDALNVIAKEAEARLAAKRAARAEAREIRMRELERQQKEIYQVQKKYYGLDNLDNKWGDIEQWMEDSERYTRVSRRHASASDDEERMSVGSRSNIRLDLDAAGAYGGLPQSSSYQSHKKSKKKKKHSSKTSNGCDDDLSTLSSRSSRLSDDSKMSRSSKLDRQSGSIYEDGLYSGSRRSSARASSEYSGFLGSSSRTSSRANSACGSPVEDCSSSVASFMRSTASISGLSRDLDRVVIPDLPNVNGRLSMADDRLERDYLEKGSSRASTISGSTLTSLGGTSSRRGSGDTSISADTEASIREIKEIHELKDQIQDVEAKHMQNLKELKDSLLEVEEKYRKAMVSNAQLDNEKTNMMYEVDTLKDSLMELEEMLFETRRELEEKCKDLEREKYAHSILQFQFNELKETLKQSEELLTEIRQLRLKQDGYVREISDLQETIEWKNKKIGALERQKEFSDAIRNERDELRDEVVQLKDVLKKHGIVLGPDLTTNGETGEEVGKADENSQTASAEIREGSSVLGTHQLKECKDQQQKDLDDGVPENQQISQAQISSTNTPLEAHENRNLEDQVNHGVEELENKSEEPSSSVGDDELTATRPTEEIKSEEHTPEESKDNTVELECNVHKDEHLEMDQQESECVKPSQVTKDETPLKSVSGLVRDETDKPDDMVDDKLKEEPIESSETEKPAKTQGASASNKKKKKKKKNKHKHKQCDKQESDTKIDDKNETICSEDNLNQKTEGDLEVHHQEPLENDITETTVNTDVPHDDKSTIELNIIDTSTNINADDVQDKILLVTDEVPSKTILTSDCPASSNDVLSGDLSSSIISNPANIIDEHTEDSTNPDSEAVIFSCGLVSSETETSLPHEPSAQSVDAVEVGVEFMSSSENVEKSSSVDIKEVKSHLSCEVEEQEEKLKNTDLDGTTDPEDQDDSAHPSFPAMENVESEAERVIQEQPIDQPMESQLQEDIGAEFNQKEVESQDELDKENFEVPAEKAFDTQDSTGAELDQEEVERLDELDKENLKVPTETEFDTQDSTGAELDQEEVERLDELDKENLKVPTETEFDTQDSTGAELGQEEVDTQDELEKENLKVPTETEFDTQDSTGAELGQEEVETQDERDKENHKVPTEKVVNTQDSIGAEMDQEEGERLDELDKENLKVPTETEFDTQDSTGAELGQEEVERLDELDKENLKVPTETEFDSQDRIGAELDQEEVDTQDELEKENLKVPTEKVFDGGHVDNTSLIETQGQVVLEEHLPPSEAIQELVGESEASDQEAKVEKDEEERSIQNQVTPEVQLPQGEEDLLVKSDVAAQELKEEDEEDEDEGESFDFDETDLEASSDAPLKNVLDQPNEEVGNVQEASHEYQSNVTDEDQTQENEHLEISDQESKPKEQKDDGQDTEKPQITTDVAGCVTEDSQINKVVRPNDQQHDTSGNKVDACEEHHQASEGVNLISEMEKRDAGQEINSSIHHERKTSNISGGQEVEKETAQSNKEDERKESKKSGKGKGKGKGKEDCKMS, from the exons gAGGACAGTGAGCGATATACACGTGTCTCACGGAGACATGCTTCG GCATCAGATGATGAAGAACGGATGTCAGTGGGGAGCAGGAGCAACATACGG TTGGATTTGGATGCTGCGGGTGCTTACGGCGGG CTTCCCCAGTCCTCCTCCTATCAGTCACATAAGAAGTccaagaaaaagaagaaacattCTTCCAAAACC AGCAATGGCTGTGACGATGATCTCAGCACATTGTCTAGTCGG AGCTCCAGACTTAGTGATGACAGCAAAATGTCTCGCTCCTCTAAACTTGATCGGCAGTCG GGGTCTATATATGAGGACGGTCTCTACAGTGGTTCTCGTCGCTCCAGTGCTCGTGCT TCCTCTGAATACAGTGGTTTCCTGGGCTCCAGCTCTAGGACTTCGTCCAGAGCAAATTCTGCGTGTGGCAGTCCGGTG GAGGACTGCAGCAGCTCAGTGGCTAGTTTTATGCGCAGCACAGCTAGTATCAGTGGCCTCTCTAGAGACCTTGACCGTGTGGTCATTCCTGACCTGCCAAATGTTAATGGGAGGCTGTCTATG GCTGATGACAGGTTAGAGCGAGACTACTTGGAAaag GGCTCTTCACGAGCATCGACTATTTCTGGCTCCACTCTTACTTCTCTGGGTGGGACATCCTCAAGGAGAGGAAGTGGCGATACATCCATCTCTGCTGATACAGAAGCGTCCATAAGGGAAATAAAG GAGATCCATGAGCTTAAGGATCAGATTCAAGATGTGGAGGCGAAGCACATGCAGAACCTCAAAGAGCTCAAG GATTCCCTTTTGGAAGTGGAAGAGAAATATCGTAAGGCCATGGTCTCCAACGCACAGCTGGACAATGAGAAGACCAATATGATGTATGAAGTCGACACTTTGAAAGACTCTTTAATGGAACTGGAGGAGATGCTCTTTGAAACACGCCGTGAGCTCGAGGAAAAGTGTAAG GACCTTGAACGAGAGAAGTATGCTCATAGTATACTGCAGTTTCAGTTCAATGAATTGAAGGAGACACTGAAACAGAGTGAAGAACTGCTCACT GAGATCCGCCAATTACGACTCAAGCAAGACGGCTATGTTAGGGAGATTTCTGACCTCCAGGAAACTATTGAGtggaagaataaaaaaattggg GCATTAGAGAGGCAGAAGGAATTTTCTGATGCCATTCGAAATGAGCGGGATGAGCTTAGAGATGAGGTTGTTCAGctcaaagatgttttgaag AAACATGGCATTGTCCTTGGACCCGACTTGACCACCAATGGAGAAACGGGGGAAGAAGTCGGAAAGGCTGATGAGAATTCTCAAACAGCATCAGCTGAAATCCGAGAGGGCAGTAGCGTACTAG GCACTCATCAGTTGAAGGAGTGTAAAGACCAGCAACAAAAAGATTTGGATGACGGGGTGCCAGAGAATCAGCAGATTTCACAAGCTCAGATCAGTTCTACAAACACGCCTCTAGAAGCTCATGAGAATAGAAACCTTGAGGACCAAGTGAATCATGGTGTAGAGGAGCTTGAGAAtaaatctgaagaaccttcaaGTTCTGTTGGTGATGATGAACTCACTGCAACAAGACCCACGGAGGAGATCAAATCTGAGGAACATACACCAGAAGAGTCAAAAGATAATACTGTGGAATTAGAGTGCAACGTTCACAAGGATGAACATTTGGAGATGGATCAACAAGAGAGTGAATGTGTCAAACCAAGTCAGGTCACCAAAGACGAAACTCCTTTAAAGTCAGTCTCAGGTTTGGTTCGTGATGAAACTGATAAACCTGATGATATGGTTGATGATAAACTCAAAGAGGAACCTATAGAATCATCTGAAACAGAGAAGCCAGCCAAAACCCAAGGTGCCAGTGCTtcaaataaaaagaagaaaaagaagaagaaaaacaagcaTAAACACAAACAGTGTGACAAGCAAGAGAGTGACACAAAGATAGATGACAAGAATGAAACCATTTGTAGTGAAGACAATCTAAACCAAAAAACAGAAGGTGATCTAGAAGTACACCATCAGGAGCCCTTAGAGAATGATATAACTGAAACGACAGTGAATACAGATGTCCCACATGATGATAAAAGTACCATTGAATTGAACATTATTGACACAAGCACAAATATAAATGCTGATGATGTTCAAGATAAAATTCTGTTAGTTACAGATGAAGTTCCATCTAAAACAATCTTAACTTCTGATTGCCCTGCATCTAGCAATGACGTCCTTTCAGGTGATCTGTCCAGCAGTATTATCTCTAACCCAGCAAACATAATTGATGAACACACTGAGGATTCAACCAATCCTGATTCCGAAGCTGTAATCTTTAGCTGTGGGCTTGTATCTTCAGAAACGGAGACTTCCCTGCCTCATGAACCTTCTGCTCAGTCCGTGGATGCCGTTGAAGTGGGTGTTGAGTTCATGAGCAGCTCTGAGAACGTTGAGAAATCTTCATCAGTAGACATCAAGGAAGTGAAGAGTCATCTAAGCTGTGAAGTAGAAGAACAGGAGGAAAAGCTCAAGAATACTGATCTAGATGGGACCACTGACCCTGAAGATCAAGATGACTCTGCTCATCCCTCTTTCCCTGCAATGGAGAACGTGGAAAGTGAAGCTGAAAGGGTAATCCAGGAACAACCTATTGATCAGCCAATGGAAAGCCAACTTCAAGAAGATATTGGAGCAGAATTTAACCAGAAAGAGGTTGAGAGTCAAGATGAACTGGATAAAGAAAACTTTGAAGTGCCTGCTGAAAAAGCGTTTGATACTCAAGACAGTACTGGAGCAGAATTGGACCAGGAAGAGGTTGAGAGACTAGATGAACTGGATAAAGAAAACCTTAAAGTGCCTACTGAAACAGAGTTTGATACTCAAGACAGTACCGGAGCAGAATTGGACCAGGAAGAGGTTGAGAGACTAGATGAACTGGATAAAGAAAACCTTAAAGTGCCTACTGAAACAGAGTTTGATACTCAAGACAGTACTGGAGCAGAATTGGGCCAGGAGGAGGTTGATACACAAGATGAACTAGAAAAAGAAAACCTTAAAGTGCCTACTGAAACAGAGTTTGATACTCAAGACAGTACTGGAGCAGAATTGGGCCAGGAAGAGGTTGAGACACAAGATGAACGGGATAAAGAAAATCATAAAGTGCCTACTGAAAAGGTGGTCAATACTCAAGACAGTATTGGAGCAGAAATGGACCAAGAGGAGGGTGAGAGACTAGATGAACTGGATAAAGAAAACCTTAAGGTGCCTACTGAAACAGAGTTTGATACTCAAGACAGTACTGGAGCAGAATTGGGCCAGGAAGAGGTTGAGAGACTAGATGAACTGGATAAAGAAAACCTTAAGGTGCCTACTGAAACAGAGTTTGATAGTCAAGACCGTATTGGAGCAGAATTGGACCAGGAGGAGGTTGATACACAAGATGAACTAGAAAAAGAAAACCTTAAAGTGCCTACTGAAAAAGTGTTTGATGGAGGCCATGTTGACAACACTTCTTTAATTGAAACCCAGGGTCAGGTTGTGCTTGAGGAGCACTTGCCTCCCAGTGAAGCAATTCAGGAATTAGTTGGAGAGTCAGAAGCTTCTGACCAAGAAGCCAAGGTAGAAAAAGATGAGGAGGAAAGGTCAATCCAAAATCAGGTTACGCCTGAAGTGCAACTGCCTCAGGGTGAAGAAGACCTTCTGGTAAAGTCAGATGTGGCTGCTCAAGAGCTCAAGGAAGAAGATgaggaagatgaagatgaaggagaatcatttgattttgatgaAACAGATCTCGAAGCATCATCAGATGCCCCTCTAAAAAACGTTCTAGATCAGCCAAATGAGGAAGTTGGAAATGTTCAAGAAGCAAGCCATGAATACCAAAGCAATGTCACTGATGAGGACCAAACTCAAGAAAATGAACATCTAGAAATTTCAGATCAGGAATCAAAACCAAAGGAGCAGAAAGATGATGGACAAGACACAGAAAAACCACAAATAACAACAGATGTAGCAGGATGTGTGACAGAGGACAGCCAAATCAACAAAGTCGTCAGACCTAATGATCAGCAACATGATACTTCTGGAAATAAAGTAGATGCATGTGAGGAGCATCACCAGGCATCAGAAGGAGTTAATCTGATCTCAGAGATGGAGAAAAGAGATGCTGGCCAAGAGATCAATAGTTCCATTCAccacgaaagaaagacatcaaacATTTCAGGAGGTCAGGAAGTTGAGAAGGAAACTGCACAAAGCAACAAGGAAGATGAAAGAAAAGAATCTAAGAAAAGTGGAAAAGGGAAAGGGAAGGGCAAGGGGAAAGAAGAttgtaaaatgtcttaa
- the lrrfip1a gene encoding centromere-associated protein E isoform X3 produces MGSQGPGRKRTPSKNGLTAEEDALNVIAKEAEARLAAKRAARAEAREIRMRELERQQKEIYQVQKKYYGLDNLDNKWGDIEQWMEDSERYTRVSRRHASASDDEERMSVGSRSNIRLPQSSSYQSHKKSKKKKKHSSKTSNGCDDDLSTLSSRSSRLSDDSKMSRSSKLDRQSTAYYSSELYSSSSHSSKHQAPSYNGYQLSLLHSRKHRGSIYEDGLYSGSRRSSARASSEYSGFLGSSSRTSSRANSACGSPVEDCSSSVASFMRSTASISGLSRDLDRVVIPDLPNVNGRLSMADDRLERDYLEKGSSRASTISGSTLTSLGGTSSRRGSGDTSISADTEASIREIKEIHELKDQIQDVEAKHMQNLKELKDSLLEVEEKYRKAMVSNAQLDNEKTNMMYEVDTLKDSLMELEEMLFETRRELEEKCKDLEREKYAHSILQFQFNELKETLKQSEELLTEIRQLRLKQDGYVREISDLQETIEWKNKKIGALERQKEFSDAIRNERDELRDEVVQLKDVLKKHGIVLGPDLTTNGETGEEVGKADENSQTASAEIREGSSVLGTHQLKECKDQQQKDLDDGVPENQQISQAQISSTNTPLEAHENRNLEDQVNHGVEELENKSEEPSSSVGDDELTATRPTEEIKSEEHTPEESKDNTVELECNVHKDEHLEMDQQESECVKPSQVTKDETPLKSVSGLVRDETDKPDDMVDDKLKEEPIESSETEKPAKTQGASASNKKKKKKKKNKHKHKQCDKQESDTKIDDKNETICSEDNLNQKTEGDLEVHHQEPLENDITETTVNTDVPHDDKSTIELNIIDTSTNINADDVQDKILLVTDEVPSKTILTSDCPASSNDVLSGDLSSSIISNPANIIDEHTEDSTNPDSEAVIFSCGLVSSETETSLPHEPSAQSVDAVEVGVEFMSSSENVEKSSSVDIKEVKSHLSCEVEEQEEKLKNTDLDGTTDPEDQDDSAHPSFPAMENVESEAERVIQEQPIDQPMESQLQEDIGAEFNQKEVESQDELDKENFEVPAEKAFDTQDSTGAELDQEEVERLDELDKENLKVPTETEFDTQDSTGAELDQEEVERLDELDKENLKVPTETEFDTQDSTGAELGQEEVDTQDELEKENLKVPTETEFDTQDSTGAELGQEEVETQDERDKENHKVPTEKVVNTQDSIGAEMDQEEGERLDELDKENLKVPTETEFDTQDSTGAELGQEEVERLDELDKENLKVPTETEFDSQDRIGAELDQEEVDTQDELEKENLKVPTEKVFDGGHVDNTSLIETQGQVVLEEHLPPSEAIQELVGESEASDQEAKVEKDEEERSIQNQVTPEVQLPQGEEDLLVKSDVAAQELKEEDEEDEDEGESFDFDETDLEASSDAPLKNVLDQPNEEVGNVQEASHEYQSNVTDEDQTQENEHLEISDQESKPKEQKDDGQDTEKPQITTDVAGCVTEDSQINKVVRPNDQQHDTSGNKVDACEEHHQASEGVNLISEMEKRDAGQEINSSIHHERKTSNISGGQEVEKETAQSNKEDERKESKKSGKGKGKGKGKEDCKMS; encoded by the exons gAGGACAGTGAGCGATATACACGTGTCTCACGGAGACATGCTTCG GCATCAGATGATGAAGAACGGATGTCAGTGGGGAGCAGGAGCAACATACGG CTTCCCCAGTCCTCCTCCTATCAGTCACATAAGAAGTccaagaaaaagaagaaacattCTTCCAAAACC AGCAATGGCTGTGACGATGATCTCAGCACATTGTCTAGTCGG AGCTCCAGACTTAGTGATGACAGCAAAATGTCTCGCTCCTCTAAACTTGATCGGCAGTCG ACTGCCTACTATTCATCTGAGCTGTACAGCAGCAGTAGTCATTCTTCTAAACATCAAGCCCCTTCCTACAATGGCTACCAG CTATCTTTGCTGCACAGCAGGAAGCACAGG GGGTCTATATATGAGGACGGTCTCTACAGTGGTTCTCGTCGCTCCAGTGCTCGTGCT TCCTCTGAATACAGTGGTTTCCTGGGCTCCAGCTCTAGGACTTCGTCCAGAGCAAATTCTGCGTGTGGCAGTCCGGTG GAGGACTGCAGCAGCTCAGTGGCTAGTTTTATGCGCAGCACAGCTAGTATCAGTGGCCTCTCTAGAGACCTTGACCGTGTGGTCATTCCTGACCTGCCAAATGTTAATGGGAGGCTGTCTATG GCTGATGACAGGTTAGAGCGAGACTACTTGGAAaag GGCTCTTCACGAGCATCGACTATTTCTGGCTCCACTCTTACTTCTCTGGGTGGGACATCCTCAAGGAGAGGAAGTGGCGATACATCCATCTCTGCTGATACAGAAGCGTCCATAAGGGAAATAAAG GAGATCCATGAGCTTAAGGATCAGATTCAAGATGTGGAGGCGAAGCACATGCAGAACCTCAAAGAGCTCAAG GATTCCCTTTTGGAAGTGGAAGAGAAATATCGTAAGGCCATGGTCTCCAACGCACAGCTGGACAATGAGAAGACCAATATGATGTATGAAGTCGACACTTTGAAAGACTCTTTAATGGAACTGGAGGAGATGCTCTTTGAAACACGCCGTGAGCTCGAGGAAAAGTGTAAG GACCTTGAACGAGAGAAGTATGCTCATAGTATACTGCAGTTTCAGTTCAATGAATTGAAGGAGACACTGAAACAGAGTGAAGAACTGCTCACT GAGATCCGCCAATTACGACTCAAGCAAGACGGCTATGTTAGGGAGATTTCTGACCTCCAGGAAACTATTGAGtggaagaataaaaaaattggg GCATTAGAGAGGCAGAAGGAATTTTCTGATGCCATTCGAAATGAGCGGGATGAGCTTAGAGATGAGGTTGTTCAGctcaaagatgttttgaag AAACATGGCATTGTCCTTGGACCCGACTTGACCACCAATGGAGAAACGGGGGAAGAAGTCGGAAAGGCTGATGAGAATTCTCAAACAGCATCAGCTGAAATCCGAGAGGGCAGTAGCGTACTAG GCACTCATCAGTTGAAGGAGTGTAAAGACCAGCAACAAAAAGATTTGGATGACGGGGTGCCAGAGAATCAGCAGATTTCACAAGCTCAGATCAGTTCTACAAACACGCCTCTAGAAGCTCATGAGAATAGAAACCTTGAGGACCAAGTGAATCATGGTGTAGAGGAGCTTGAGAAtaaatctgaagaaccttcaaGTTCTGTTGGTGATGATGAACTCACTGCAACAAGACCCACGGAGGAGATCAAATCTGAGGAACATACACCAGAAGAGTCAAAAGATAATACTGTGGAATTAGAGTGCAACGTTCACAAGGATGAACATTTGGAGATGGATCAACAAGAGAGTGAATGTGTCAAACCAAGTCAGGTCACCAAAGACGAAACTCCTTTAAAGTCAGTCTCAGGTTTGGTTCGTGATGAAACTGATAAACCTGATGATATGGTTGATGATAAACTCAAAGAGGAACCTATAGAATCATCTGAAACAGAGAAGCCAGCCAAAACCCAAGGTGCCAGTGCTtcaaataaaaagaagaaaaagaagaagaaaaacaagcaTAAACACAAACAGTGTGACAAGCAAGAGAGTGACACAAAGATAGATGACAAGAATGAAACCATTTGTAGTGAAGACAATCTAAACCAAAAAACAGAAGGTGATCTAGAAGTACACCATCAGGAGCCCTTAGAGAATGATATAACTGAAACGACAGTGAATACAGATGTCCCACATGATGATAAAAGTACCATTGAATTGAACATTATTGACACAAGCACAAATATAAATGCTGATGATGTTCAAGATAAAATTCTGTTAGTTACAGATGAAGTTCCATCTAAAACAATCTTAACTTCTGATTGCCCTGCATCTAGCAATGACGTCCTTTCAGGTGATCTGTCCAGCAGTATTATCTCTAACCCAGCAAACATAATTGATGAACACACTGAGGATTCAACCAATCCTGATTCCGAAGCTGTAATCTTTAGCTGTGGGCTTGTATCTTCAGAAACGGAGACTTCCCTGCCTCATGAACCTTCTGCTCAGTCCGTGGATGCCGTTGAAGTGGGTGTTGAGTTCATGAGCAGCTCTGAGAACGTTGAGAAATCTTCATCAGTAGACATCAAGGAAGTGAAGAGTCATCTAAGCTGTGAAGTAGAAGAACAGGAGGAAAAGCTCAAGAATACTGATCTAGATGGGACCACTGACCCTGAAGATCAAGATGACTCTGCTCATCCCTCTTTCCCTGCAATGGAGAACGTGGAAAGTGAAGCTGAAAGGGTAATCCAGGAACAACCTATTGATCAGCCAATGGAAAGCCAACTTCAAGAAGATATTGGAGCAGAATTTAACCAGAAAGAGGTTGAGAGTCAAGATGAACTGGATAAAGAAAACTTTGAAGTGCCTGCTGAAAAAGCGTTTGATACTCAAGACAGTACTGGAGCAGAATTGGACCAGGAAGAGGTTGAGAGACTAGATGAACTGGATAAAGAAAACCTTAAAGTGCCTACTGAAACAGAGTTTGATACTCAAGACAGTACCGGAGCAGAATTGGACCAGGAAGAGGTTGAGAGACTAGATGAACTGGATAAAGAAAACCTTAAAGTGCCTACTGAAACAGAGTTTGATACTCAAGACAGTACTGGAGCAGAATTGGGCCAGGAGGAGGTTGATACACAAGATGAACTAGAAAAAGAAAACCTTAAAGTGCCTACTGAAACAGAGTTTGATACTCAAGACAGTACTGGAGCAGAATTGGGCCAGGAAGAGGTTGAGACACAAGATGAACGGGATAAAGAAAATCATAAAGTGCCTACTGAAAAGGTGGTCAATACTCAAGACAGTATTGGAGCAGAAATGGACCAAGAGGAGGGTGAGAGACTAGATGAACTGGATAAAGAAAACCTTAAGGTGCCTACTGAAACAGAGTTTGATACTCAAGACAGTACTGGAGCAGAATTGGGCCAGGAAGAGGTTGAGAGACTAGATGAACTGGATAAAGAAAACCTTAAGGTGCCTACTGAAACAGAGTTTGATAGTCAAGACCGTATTGGAGCAGAATTGGACCAGGAGGAGGTTGATACACAAGATGAACTAGAAAAAGAAAACCTTAAAGTGCCTACTGAAAAAGTGTTTGATGGAGGCCATGTTGACAACACTTCTTTAATTGAAACCCAGGGTCAGGTTGTGCTTGAGGAGCACTTGCCTCCCAGTGAAGCAATTCAGGAATTAGTTGGAGAGTCAGAAGCTTCTGACCAAGAAGCCAAGGTAGAAAAAGATGAGGAGGAAAGGTCAATCCAAAATCAGGTTACGCCTGAAGTGCAACTGCCTCAGGGTGAAGAAGACCTTCTGGTAAAGTCAGATGTGGCTGCTCAAGAGCTCAAGGAAGAAGATgaggaagatgaagatgaaggagaatcatttgattttgatgaAACAGATCTCGAAGCATCATCAGATGCCCCTCTAAAAAACGTTCTAGATCAGCCAAATGAGGAAGTTGGAAATGTTCAAGAAGCAAGCCATGAATACCAAAGCAATGTCACTGATGAGGACCAAACTCAAGAAAATGAACATCTAGAAATTTCAGATCAGGAATCAAAACCAAAGGAGCAGAAAGATGATGGACAAGACACAGAAAAACCACAAATAACAACAGATGTAGCAGGATGTGTGACAGAGGACAGCCAAATCAACAAAGTCGTCAGACCTAATGATCAGCAACATGATACTTCTGGAAATAAAGTAGATGCATGTGAGGAGCATCACCAGGCATCAGAAGGAGTTAATCTGATCTCAGAGATGGAGAAAAGAGATGCTGGCCAAGAGATCAATAGTTCCATTCAccacgaaagaaagacatcaaacATTTCAGGAGGTCAGGAAGTTGAGAAGGAAACTGCACAAAGCAACAAGGAAGATGAAAGAAAAGAATCTAAGAAAAGTGGAAAAGGGAAAGGGAAGGGCAAGGGGAAAGAAGAttgtaaaatgtcttaa